One region of Bombus affinis isolate iyBomAffi1 chromosome 5, iyBomAffi1.2, whole genome shotgun sequence genomic DNA includes:
- the LOC126915936 gene encoding uncharacterized protein LOC126915936 — protein MLGNFRTRSRYSLGSYVLNGRSWPSSRIPNASLAFARNFTTTPALSKGSEKIVRLSKGLTRRLWQEQARFFRNDSILMGKAHGKRPPRPPSKLSSKSVPDCSKGQNSRRRSCRQSYQRQKPCIPQDKCVQPAPPCSRPRPKNPKCPQPETPCPPPCPMPCEKPVEKKYLPPKICYRKCPLPPRPPKPPKCPKCPAPLPPPPPPKVPRPPKCPPPCPLPPAPPPPRCPKMPKCPECPPQRECPPPPPCEPCPCPPPCPPAYCPPPPPCPPCPPPVPCPRPLPCPPPPPPRICPPCPPCAECPKPPPCPPPPPCSPCPCPKPPPPCPCPKPCPPCQQVAKPQVSCPKDVPSCPKNSSKNPRKKNRNKPRKRRMSTYHAVSRFAPPSIDYRRFHVDSTLLGSSDKSRKSTAKPPSCKDLEDICEDKRRSCVKACERKPEKKKKKKDVCAGRKPVKLREKKKKEKQDECDDRCLPKGKCEVPEIAKPPKMEYGPTTCPTPKFVSPKPCPEVPEAKYEVESCVEIRTSGKAKKEICIPPPLPEPPTDPVILCPCPPPPKMHPGPCPCYDSKAVKPSKPTLPPCPHKEKYVCCKDPFYCPPERLECKRRKPCDPKKMKKRKQRKDK, from the coding sequence ATGCTTGGTAACTTCCGAACCAGAAGTCGATACTCTTTGGGATCGTACGTTCTTAATGGGCGCAGTTGGCCGTCGTCGAGAATACCTAACGCGAGCCTGGCGTTCGCGAGGAACTTTACCACCACACCCGCTCTATCGAAGGGTAGCGAGAAGATCGTGCGTTTATCGAAAGGATTGACGAGACGCTTGTGGCAAGAGCAAGCGAGGTTCTTTCGAAACGATTCCATCCTGATGGGCAAAGCGCACGGCAAAAGGCCACCTCGTCCTCCCTCCAAACTCTCTTCCAAGTCAGTTCCCGATTGTAGCAAAGGCCAGAATTCGCGGAGAAGGTCTTGCAGACAATCGTACCAACGACAGAAGCCGTGTATCCCACAGGATAAATGCGTACAACCCGCTCCACCGTGCTCTCGCCCACGCCCGAAGAACCCCAAGTGTCCGCAGCCTGAAACACCTTGTCCACCCCCTTGTCCCATGCCTTGTGAAAAACCCGTGGAGAAGAAGTATCTGCCGCCGAAGATATGCTATCGAAAGTGTCCTCTGCCTCCGAGACCACCCAAGCCTCCCAAGTGTCCCAAGTGTCCAGCTCCGTTGCCGCCTCCACCGCCACCCAAGGTACCTCGACCACCCAAATGTCCGCCACCCTGTCCGCTACCTCCCGCACCACCGCCACCCAGGTGTCCAAAAATGCCAAAGTGTCCCGAATGTCCACCACAAAGGGAGTGTCCGCCGCCACCGCCTTGCGAACCTTGCCCTTGTCCACCGCCATGTCCTCCAGCCTACTGTCCACCTCCACCACCGTGTCCACCTTGTCCACCACCCGTTCCGTGTCCCAGACCGCTTCCTTGCCCACCTCCTCCTCCACCCAGAATCTGTCCACCTTGTCCACCGTGCGCGGAGTGTCCCAAACCTCCACCCTGTCCACCTCCGCCACCGTGCAGTCCTTGCCCCTGTCCTAAACCGCCACCACCTTGTCCATGCCCGAAACCCTGTCCACCTTGCCAACAAGTCGCCAAACCGCAAGTCTCCTGTCCCAAGGACGTCCCGTCTTGTCCCAAAAATAGCAGCAAAAATCCGCGAAAGAAGAACCGAAATAAGCCGAGGAAGAGGAGGATGTCTACTTATCACGCGGTATCTAGGTTCGCGCCTCCGAGCATCGATTACAGAAGATTCCACGTCGACTCGACGTTACTCGGTTCGTCTGACAAGTCTAGGAAATCCACAGCGAAACCACCCAGTTGCAAGGATTTGGAAGACATTTGCGAAGACAAGAGACGCAGCTGCGTGAAAGCTTGCGAGAGGAAGcccgagaagaagaagaagaagaaggacgtGTGTGCCGGCAGAAAGCCGGTAAAATTgcgggagaagaagaagaaggagaaacaGGACGAGTGTGACGACAGGTGCCTACCAAAGGGAAAGTGCGAGGTGCCTGAAATCGCTAAACCGCCGAAAATGGAATACGGGCCGACTACTTGCCCAACCCCGAAGTTTGTCTCGCCTAAACCCTGTCCGGAAGTTCCTGAGGCAAAGTACGAGGTAGAATCGTGCGTCGAAATTCGAACGTCCGGTAAAGCGAAAAAAGAAATTTGCATCCCGCCGCCTCTTCCTGAACCACCGACGGACCCGGTGATTCTTTGCCCTTGTCCACCTCCGCCGAAAATGCACCCTGGACCTTGTCCTTGTTACGATTCAAAAGCGGTTAAACCGTCCAAGCCGACGCTGCCACCGTGTCCGCATAAGGAGAAATACGTTTGTTGCAAAGATCCGTTTTATTGTCCACCGGAGAGATTGGAGTGCAAGAGGCGCAAGCCTTGCGATCCCAAGAAAATGAAGAAGAGGAAGCAGAGGAAGGACAAATAG